aaaatacaaatgtaatatTGAAACAtacattaagtttaaaaaaatgacatttcaaatgttggaaaaattaagtttgagaaaccttgtaggtggtcagtaaacatctgtccctccctccctctccagagcagccatatgtatatgtgtaaatacacacacacacatatatatataaccccTATGagttatatatagagagagacgcatatgtgcatgtgtgtccacaaacactcataaatatatataatgcatgtacctatgtatatcgtatacatgtatgtatacatgatagaatactcacatgcatatgtgtatatctctacaatttcaccttcaataaggtaaatttccggtttgtattgactctaaataactctgcattttaacttgttagatttgtttcggtttgttttccccaaactttctggttagtcctctgggcacttctcaattggataactgttatggttttcattcgttgttgtgctttcattttctctttttaataaacatatttgttgaaatatgacatacaatcagaatagagcacaaatccaagtgtaaagattgataagttatcaaaaagtgtacacatgtgttaacatcACCCAGGCCagcaaacagaacatgaccagttctatttatagtagattatacatgatatatataatacataataagcGCAGTAACCCAGagtattatttctccttttcaggaagtagcacactgaattgcaatgcataaagcaaatttggacatgatgtggcctccttcaaaaatatagctggatttggaaggttaatttttttttaggaatacatgagtttagttccagagaaaaagaggcttgtaaatttcctttcctgtaatgaccttgtaagatttttgtagcaaagttaagctattctcataaaatgaatcaagaagtttttcccattttcctgttctgtggaagagctagactcaatgtgtattatttctctcctgaatgtttggtggaatttgccagcagaggtgttagccatgatgaaatgtgggaatgttttacactatggattcagtttcttctttagatatgggactattcagatttctcatttcttcttgagacagttttggtaactttcattttcttggcaatttgtgaatttcatctaaatgttcaaatgtattgacatgttatttataatgacacgtgtgttgtcagggaaggtctggggtgaatctcctgggggcagaagtcaagctcaactcatgggtccccgcagcttcaggcacctggatgctggagggagagcttgttctcattgcaggacgagaggctgaatgcttttcttttcgccctctgctctccattcacaccagctcaggagaccttgttcctgggcaagttggcgtgcaggcaatgccccatgtaaattcttccaggcctggtggatatttggaaatttttttctcagatgttctcttgaaaccacgtggacacatttgtaaaatattctctctttattttctatttgagtcagttttggtaatcacattttcaatttttaaactgtacaaggctgtgtctcttagactcctaagtgtttgcagttttaactccttcaaacttctcccggATGTTTCTGCCTTatggtgattccttcttcatcgGAGCTCTGAAGCCCTTCCTAGCTCCCTGGTTgttgatggtggcagatacacgagtttcatggggcagaagtttaggcagtttgattgccagccttctgctgcaccattctcagCCCACAGACGCCgagcttctctgcttgtcccagaacattcagttgtaattactcttcctccccagggctacctccaatctcatgttgttattattgctgtcctctgaagcatttgatgatgtgttcaaatgaacaagcattttggatcctgaaccaaagaagcaTTTACAAAatgcactctgaatgtgatctgcttttccattcattaaacttttctcataaacttaatcacttttctccatgtgtgtggaattcagtaaggatatTCCAGAGCcaaggtgatgttacttgatttagatataaattctaaggcttcaagagagctgttgccacagatggaatgagttggctgggcattcttccttaattaagtggttgcattggatttgaagataattgtggtttgagtcttttccctaaggagccccatccctcTCAGCAGGTTTCATTACAAGAACtatcagtatgttctggccttggtttttgccattgaggaaatcaacagaaacccccatcttttacccaacatatctctgGGAGTTGATCTCCATAATGTCCTGCACACTGAACAGAAGACACTGGAGAGTTCcctcatttgggtctcagggctgggcaaagacaacccaaattacacctgtaggagagagagcaagtctctagcagtccTTACtgaaacaacatgtgcaatttctgcccagatggaacactgctggaactgtacaaatttccacaggtaaggctgtgtgggatggggagacatgaaaccatgtctactttgatgccattctcaggtgcctgaaaaggaagaaaggaggagactgtgtttatgcatctctcacaggatgtaatctccaaggacgagtgtatagagtcttagtgaggtatgcacatttcctttatttggcagccctaaactctatgatttcatccatgtccattgataacaaggttccagggaccatctgctgttggccagattgggtcccaagcctgagtcaacaagtcATTTGCATGAACATCatttgcagtgatgcaaatgaactgcatcagaggaggcaatgtcaggtgtaaggtgtaAGTGTCAGAAAGGGCCCAtgtcactcagggctcagacaagaacattctagcatcacagcctccaaagtgcaagatagggagggacagcctcacacacccagggcccagggcagccacaggacattctatgtgtgacccatgcatggctgcacaccaatcatgagtgcagaaacaccacaagcccatgaggccctgcctggggaagcaaaagtcatgctgaatttataagattccaaatcagtaactcaagatcaatgcagaaataaagttgcatttttgattttctaaaaattgacctcctttccttttcctcagttcttttaaccatgctaATTctgggatcaatatgttgtgatgatccacttctgcaccctcaacatcggtttcctccattattaatgctgttgtgagaatttcctccctttcctcaccctaaagcagaggatactagctggaacgAACCCCTGTATTCGCCATCAcgccaaacatctatgactatgacaaaggtcacacacacctctatggccctggagcaaaggggattttagggcagtgaaaccatagttctatatgattctgtaatggcggatacatattacaacgcatttgtcaaaacccatagaatgtacaacacaaagagtgaccctaattccaactatggactttcattaattataatgtatctggactggttcaggaattataacaaatgcaGCACACTAAAGTTAGTAATTTGTAGTTAATAGTGTTatagtaataatgttatataagttatatagattactaatgagatgttaataataggaaaactatgctgggagggatgaggggatatataggaactctataatttccacttaatttttctgtaaacctataactgtaaaccgttatatgaaataaaatctatttttttaaatcatattttcctatctggtagcctCTAGCTACATGTCACcattgagaatttaaaatgtggctagtctaaattgagatgcgctgtaaatgtaaaatacactatgggtttcaaggattttatataaaaatatgaatgtataatacctcaatgataattacatattgactacatgttgagataataattctttggagatgttgggttaaataaaatatattaagataaaaaaacgaaaggcttacatggctactgacttgggaattgcaagatgcaccaccacacacacacatgagacTCTGCCTGAGGCAGGGggttctaggttttgcaaccacctcataaatgtatggcctcccacactcaaaccctcctctcctgacttggagcaaggctattgctatgggttgaattgtgtctcccaaaagatatgttgatgttctaatccctggaacctatgaatgtgaccttatttggaaatagggtctttgcagatgtgatcaagttaagatgaggtcattagtgtggactctaatccaatatgactggttggagaggaaacagcatttgatgacagaggcagagattggactgattcagctgcagccaatgaacactgATGATTAACagccaccaccgcaagctgggggagtcaaggaagggcctgctgatacTCTGATAACAGATTTCTAGgcttcagaactgggagagaatgaatttcctttgttttaagtCAGCgactttgtggtattttgttacagcagccctggaaagtcatacaagtataaatggcagagctcatgtcacacaggaaacataattAAGTAATTtagtcattaaaaatcaaatcggagtctatttttgagcaaaaactaagtttagctattataggataccaatgttgtgaaatgaaatttttatgtttatctacataagaggaaaattggctggaagacaaagcaccaaaatatgaataggaaatatctttgaaagatgaacttacagttgactcagttttcatttttgtctctctttgcttacctgattttctactaaaatgatcatgcaattttggtaataaggaaaattttgtattgttttacatgactagaccataatcgctgaagattctaatgaaacaggtgggagaaataagggatcaggtgtgtctctctctgacttttgtcaggaaacagcgctcaaatctctggctacaagaggagtgctgcttttctagGGTAAcggcttaaacagcttattccctctccaaggagaaaattaTCTAACGTGTAGTTCAAGCCTgaagataaactgctgaacctaaaagacagttgtcttcagatcactgttataatctccatcttcttttagtctcctaagctgcagcatcgcttTATCCATCCTATGTCATCCATGCACCCTTGTTGTTGatgttagtggtggtggttgtgtgtgtgtttatgtgtttgtgtcgaggtaaaggtgaggggagggaaaaggtcaaggaaataataatggcaaagattgcatcataaaattgagacttcacaagtactagccaccagtcttaatcttacatgcaccttaaaatcctgtgtcattaaaatgtgacattggtgacaatcccaaccaaataagaatacacctctaattgttgactctctTTCACTCCAGATGAAAACTTGGTAGATGACAGAATTTATACTAAAAATTTAATGAGAAAGGTAGAGAGAATTCAAaccatgaaaaattattttcattaaaaagtagGATTAGTCTGTTTTTTGCAACATTTATAataccaagaaaaataaagaaaatatgcaaaagcaaaacaaagtactgaaagaaaatataagacaaTATCTTTATAATAGGAAAGAATTGTTTAGAGAAGGCATACAATGCAGAATGATAAAGAGAAGATTAATAAATTTGAACTACATTAAAATGATAAAGTTCTGCACCAACACCAAATAAATACATCATGCACAAAAATGAAATACAAGCTACAAACAGATTCAAGACATATGCATTTcatatatcattaaaatattagTACCTAGTACAGAATATATAAGGATCTATTACAAATGTAGGAAATAAAGATAAACTAACTCAGTTGAAAAGTGGACAAAGAATAGGACATACAACcgaacaaaaaaagaggaatcttCAAATAGCatcaaagcatttaaaaatacttcactTCATTTGTAATGATGATCCAAAAACTTCAACAAGAAATAAGAATCCATTTTGCACCCAACagattggaaaacattttaaatgtctgACAATATACTACGCTGACAAGATTGTAGAGTCAAGGGCACTCGCACACTCCGTTGGCGGGAGAACAAATTGGTAGAGGGATTTAGCAATATCAACTAAATTTAAAGATGTTCATAGCTTATGACCCAGACTTTACCATCCTAGGTATATATTCGAGAAGAATTCTTGAACTGGTACATATTCAAAAGTTTGCAAGAGAGTGTATTGCTGGATTTTCATAttatcaagaaaaaggaaaaatgtattcATCCATCAATAGCAGAGTGGATAAGATCTATTGTGGCACATTTATATATCAGCATAGAAGACATCAGTGAAAAATGCTGCTACACGAATCAGCATGGATAAATCAaacaatatttaatgaaaaataaaataaattgcagaAAGACACGTagagtgatttcatttatatcaagatttaaatctagcaaaataatgttatataattctGTGGATACATAAACACCAGTAAAACTCTGCATAGggataaataacataaaattcatgTGACACTTCAATGCAGGAAATGGAGAAATGAACAGAATCAGGCAGGGAGGACTCAATTTGAGAATATCTGCGTATCTGAAATGTCAGAAACAGACTTGGTGTTGTGTGAAAACTTAATAATGATTAGTTATGCTTACATAAGTGatctttaattttgtatttttagctGTATGTTGGAAACactccataataaaaaattaacaggTGAAACCACAAAACCAGTTTTATGATGGGGATGCATatcgttaaaaaaaaagatcttctaAAGGAAATTTGCCATTCCATGAAAAGCCTATGAATTCTAAAGACATTTCTTAGAGTAGTAATCTGAGATACCAATAGATTTTTCATTGCTATACAGTttgcataaaaggaaaaaaattcacctGACATGGTTGACAAGTTTATTGAAAATCATTTGGAAGTCATTAAGTACTATAAAAATATAATGGCTGATATTTGTCATAGCATCATTTGGTAATTCTGTCTTTTACACATTGTAACCAGTGTGGGTCTTATGGATGGAATCATCTGGTCTTTATTGACTTTACAGAGCAACAATGATGCTTTCTGGTCTTTCACTTTCtatgcagcattttttttttaattctaagagATGGTACTGTAAACACTAGTAAATAATTTGACACATTCTTCCAAGACTCATATGcaaattataaaagacaaaaattctcaataaaataaagtgatttgTTAATTTAAAATTCTCATTAATTGGTCAAATAATATAGATTTATTACATATCTGTGAACAAAATGCCTACTTTATTTAGCAATGTCTTTTGGATCACTTTCGTGATTGCTGTTTTAACATCTTTGTTCCGCAAGCTATAGATAAAAGGGTTTAACATAGGACTCACGAAGATATAAAAAACAGCTACAATTTTCCCCTGTTCCACAGATGCCTCAGAAGGGGGCCTCAGATACATGCAGAACAATGTCCCGTAAAAGATGATGACAGCCGTCAGATGGGAcccacaggtggagaaggccttgCGTCTCCCCTCAGCAGAGCGCATATGCAGAATAGCTGTGAAGATGAAAATGTAGGAGATGAGGATGATGGTGAGAGAACAGGTAAGGTTGGAGCCAGCCACTACAAACACGGCAGTTTCTTTGACATGAGTATCTGAGCAGGCAAGGACTAGGAGAGGAGGGTCCGCACAGTAAAATTGGTTGATTTCATTGGGTccacagaaggagagaagaagcaTCAGGATGGTCTGTGCCAGACCATTTGCAAAGCCATAAGTGTAAGGAGTAGCAACAAGAGAGAGGCAAACGCATCTGGACATTTGCTACCATACAGCAAGGGTTTACAGATGGCCATGTAGCGATCATAAGCCATCACTGTGAGCATATAACAATCTGTGATCCCCAGGGCAATGAAAAAGTGGAATTGTATAAAGCAACCAATGAAGGAAATGgtttttcttttggataaaaaATTAACCAGCATCTGAGGAGTGACACTGGTGGCATAACAGAGATCTACAAAGGAGAAGTgactgaggaagaagtacattggAGTGTGAAGTTTTGGGTCACTTCTGATTAACAAAATCATGCTCACATTGCCGATCACAGTGATGAGGTAGATGACTAGGAAAACCACAAAGAGGCCAGGCCGCAACTCAGCGCGATCTGTCAGTCCCAGGAGAATAAACTCAGTCACTGTTGTGTAGTTTTTCTTTAACATTGTGTTTGCTTGGCTTCAAATGAGGTCTAaagtaatggaaataaaaatgcatttgtcTTTTGTCATTTCTCCATTACCCTCAACATGTCAGCTAATACTTCTTCCCCTTCTCTCAAACTTGCAAATACATGTTACATAAGCAAGCATGTGATTGATGTTTTCAGTATCTAAATTAACATAGAGTTCCTTTATGTAAAGAcactcatatttttaaatgcttttctgcaAATGTTTTCATATTTGAAAAGCCTTTATGTTTTCTGCACATCTTTATcatatttattcaattataatTTCCTCAAACACTTTCCTTAAACGTTGTTTTCCTTTGAAATTgtaatcttttgtttttcagtatacCTTTTGATGTGGTATCTAAAGCATCTGTCATTGAGACCAATCTGAGCTGAATGGACTTAGGGCAGTGGAACTGATGGATGGCGTATATTCTTGTAAAACTAGGATCTGTCTACCCGCCCCTGTAAACTCAAGATCATTTTCAAGCTCTTCCCTCTCCCCGAAACGTATGTCCATTTTCCCCACTCTAATCTACCTCAGGTGGCCATGATATCAACAAATTTTACCTTAACTCTTAGGACTCAGCTCAGGATCTCCTTTGTTTTGTATATTACTACCCAAAGAGAAAAAATTGGTTCACGGGGCACAAAAGAAAATCTTAGTGTTTTTGtatgaaaacagaaatttttacaatacataaattatatatccatatatttatccatatatagaaagagagagagagagatcgacAAACATAGACCgctgtatgtacatacatatatcaatGGTATTCAATGTTATTGTTTGGGACTGGGGGCGATTAGGGGAAAAATAATGTATTAAAGGGCTCCCTGGTGTGGCGGGAGATGATAACGAAAACAAGGTTAACAAATATCTCTAGATCATAATGATTTTGTTGTAACTCTACCTCTTTTTAATTCTTgcaaaaattgagaaaaactataaaatgaatTCAAGTTCTTTAAAACATGTAAAAGGTCATATTGAAATAATAATCATAGTATCCATACAACTGAGACAGTACATAAGACATCATGAAGTGCATCCCCCAATGTTTCGGCAGAATAAAAGTGACCACAAAGACCCTCATAGAAAATTCTATATTTTCCTTCAGTAACACATACCCAGGTAGGACAACGTTGTACTGACTGTCGTTAATTGCTACAATGCCAAGGATGGAAACAGGTTACTTTGTAAGGCACTTTGTAAATCCATCACTCCAGCTTCCTTGGTTATTGCATTTTCCTATTCCGTGCATGAGATTTGGACTTATCCACTAGGGTAAAAAATGTAAGACAAGTCACCTAAATCAATAAAatcattttgtgttcttttttttacgTTTGTAAGATCATTGTCATAACAGACATATTCTCTTTGATGCTGGGATGGTATTTTTAATAAGTATCTATTTATTGAAACAGTcatcaagaaataaataatatcagCACTTATTTTTTTACTGTGGAGAAATGAGGCAATGTGAGCAATGAACATCCCATATAATTTAACTGAGAATTATACGgtaataattttcctttaaagaaaaagaacacaacaCCCTACACGATTTGAGCAAGGAGACCTCAGCGAGAAGTATTTGCATATGGACAGAAGTGGCTCTGGGAAACCCGAGGCTTTACAGTCATGACATTCAACCTCACCTTGAGAATCTTTCATGTAGATGTTTGCTGCCACTACCCATTCACCCAAAGAGTCTAGAAGATTGATCTTTAGCTTTAACATGTGTCACGTCTCCTTGGCGTATCGTTGTGGTTCAATTGGCAGtggaaaaagaaatttccagaaggcaTCTTCACGAAatgcattttgaattaattttaaataattaataaagatTATAAACCTAGAAGTGACCAGTTCTCCATGAAGGGGGTACAGATCACTAAATGATATGATGCGTATAATTATAAAGAGTAGCATTGTTAACTGGGAAAGAGCCAGAAAGATTACTTAATACCACtcccttatttttcttcatgaagCGAGAGAGAGTAAGCATGGTTAGTTCCTGAGAGTCAGCAGAGTGTAACAGTTAGTGGGGTCTGCAGCCAGACTTCCTGGCTGGAAATCTCACATTCTCTAATTCCTAGCTGTGGGGCTTGGGCAAGCCATTTGTCTctctgcctgagtttcctcacgcGTAAAATTTGGTTATTAATAGCAACTTCCTTCACGTGTGGCAGTTAATCccagtaaaacttttaaaatatgtctgaCATGTATTGAGCACTTAATAGATTGTAGCTACTAATACAATTTGGTGAAAAATGCAGATCTAGTCTAAAACAAGACTCAACATCAAAGTGTGAGCTCCTTGGGGACAAGGAGTTTATCTAATCTATAGCTACAGCTTCAGtgacacctagaacagtgctttccCAAATGGAGGCAATCACTAATTATTGATGGAATGATGTTCTCTTTGGTCTGGTTCCCTTTCATGATAAGTACTGCTCCACTGTGCATTTGTAAATACTTGTACTCTGAGAGAATAGTAGAATTTAATTCAAGATATTTGCTAATTCATCAGAATATGTTTCagctcatcattttatttttattgattaaaatatttatttcagattccaaaatatattttaaaaatacctaatCCTACCTGTGAAAGAAGAG
This genomic stretch from Diceros bicornis minor isolate mBicDic1 unplaced genomic scaffold, mDicBic1.mat.cur scaffold_54_ctg1, whole genome shotgun sequence harbors:
- the LOC131403032 gene encoding LOW QUALITY PROTEIN: olfactory receptor 5M5-like (The sequence of the model RefSeq protein was modified relative to this genomic sequence to represent the inferred CDS: inserted 1 base in 1 codon) → MLKKNYTTVTEFILLGLTDRAELRPGLFVVFLVIYLITVIGNVSMILLIRSDPKLHTPMYFFLSHFSFVDLCYATSVTPQMLVNFLSKRKTISFIGCFIQFHFFIALGITDCYMLTVMAYDRYMAICKPLLYGSXMSRCVCLSLVATPYTYGFANGLAQTILMLLLSFCGPNEINQFYCADPPLLVLACSDTHVKETAVFVVAGSNLTCSLTIILISYIFIFTAILHMRSAEGRRKAFSTCGSHLTAVIIFYGTLFCMYLRPPSEASVEQGKIVAVFYIFVSPMLNPFIYSLRNKDVKTAITKVIQKTLLNKVGILFTDM